The genomic interval tttttattatttttgcatgCTACCACACTATCTTTATTAGTATTCTTTTTCATTGATCATTTGACTTATACTTTTGATGCTACAGAAAAGGGGAATTTCATATAGCAAGGGAAAAGGAGTAATAGATCTCAGTATTCCTTCTTGTCAAACTGAAGAACAACCCCCAAAACCAGTAGCACATAAAAAGCCCAAATTGGACAAAACTAACCTAACTGCAAATGCATCTACTTGTGATCAAAAGGACACTTCCACTTCCAGTGGAGCCTCTGATTTTAGTGGTTCCATTCCAGGTTTGcaccctaatttttttttagagttcGATTGCAAGTCGTCCAAATGAAATAATTTCCACATCTATAGAAATTTTCCCACGTGCTTCTGTTTTTGTGGAATGTTGTAATGTGCTGGTCACTCGATATGTCTTAATAGATTAATTTCATTGTCGGCTTCATGTTGTACAGTCATTTCATCAATTAGTACGAAGAAGGGAGGACCGCGAATGCAACTATATGAACTTTGCAAGAAAAAGCAGTGGCCTTTGCCTGCATTTGATTCAACAGAATATAAAGATAGGtgaataaactaaaatattttgacTTTCCACCACTCATTTGTCATACTTTTTCTTCCAAACCTTAATCCGTTTTATGTTTACATACTTTCTTGTTTCAAGTACTAGTATGAACTAGAAAAGAAATAATTGATGAGTAATCTTTTTCTCTAGAATGTTTGTGTACACTACCTTTACATAATGTATTTAAATGATACTCCCTCcagaataaaatataagcaaaaatgtTAGTTGAAAGGTTGATGTATCTGAACTAAATTTTTAACCAGATACATCAACATTTTAACTACTATTTTTGGTTATATTTCATTCCAGATAGAGTATAGGTGAAACGTAATAACATGTCACATCTTGTGGTATATATAATGCGAATCTGAAGAGTATCATTTGTAACAGAACTCAGTTTGGATCCTGTGAAGGCTTGGAAGGAAGCAAAGGACAGAACTGTTTTGTGTCCAAAATAACTCTGTGTATACCAAATGATGGTAATATAGAATGCCAAGGAGACGTTAGAAGTGATAAGAAGAGTTCATTTGACTCTGCTGCAGTTAAAGTGCTTAATGAGCTACAACGACTCGGAAAACTTAAGATTGATGATGTTTCCCAGTAGTCTGTCTCTTTCATAATCCACCAACCGGATATAAAGGTAACCAAGTCCTTTGTGCCGATGCAACATTGGTGATTCGATGTGATTCGATTCTCTATGATCGTGCTGCCTCTGCAGAAGAAAAAACAAGTGCAAGAGGATAAACAACAGAGAGATAGAAGCTGGAGAGAGGTGTGTGCAGGAGAGGATCCAAATCTGCAAATAAGTTGGAGCCAGTTTTTAACATTAGATTTGAGcggcatttattttaaatataattaacaaataacttATGAATTTTAATCGATATCTTTTTgtataatatgataatatttatgttatagtttattttgaaatatatataatatagttaTAATTATGATGTGTTAAAGTCAAAGACTGAAACTATTTCGATCTAATTGAAGCAGCTCCTGCAACAGGCTTTTTATCAGCTAACTATAAGTACTTATTTGGAGTAATGGATGGAACATATGACTCATAATTGATAAGCAACATTTTCTTGGGCGTGCTTCACTGTTAACTACACATTTATTGGATTTGTGtacttcaaaagaaaaaatgtctTGAATTTATGGTtactaatactttttttttcccaGCAGAAGCTATTTTACTTGTCAATCAACTTCTTGAGTATTTTTTGAATAGCCAAAAAAtccattaattttgattaaaaatgtaGTAAAAATTACACAACCTTTAAATAAAAGGTCTCAATACCTGAAAATTTTATGTGAAGaataagttgatttgtttttgttaatagtaataaataaataaaataatcttcTCTATCAACGGCTATACATTCAAAttagattattttcaaaagctacttaaaatagtttttcatttgaagtagaacaataaaaataaaaaatagattctaattaattcaaaaaagCTTAAATAAACTCAATCAAAAGATTTTTGTATCAAATGATCTGTAGGAAATGTGCTATAAGTTATACTTTTAATACCAAAAATAATTCTTCTAAAACTCCATAGTTCCCTTAACCACAACAATCAACATTGAAGCATTGCCAGTTAATATCATTCCAATAGGTTCCAAATAAAGTGACAACCAATTTAAAGTTTTCATCCATTAACAACCATcactatttttagaaaaatataattttagctTTTGATTATTCCATCCTCAATAAATAGTTGTATTTGTTACGAGACAATATAGCACGAAAAGTACAAAAACAGTAACAATGAAAAATCAAAGTGGTTTGCAACCATACAAAGGTGtgtataaaatgttatttataaaaGCAACAGATGTCCTCATACTAGTTTCttgcaaaaaaaattgtaaaatttagcatttctcataaataaataatgttgaAGAAAAATGGGAATGAAAAACCCTTTCCAATACTTGGTGTGTAGTTGATAACTTGATATGCAAGTTTCCACGTTTTTATAGAGAACCTTGTTTTCCCTCCCTCTAATCCTAACCAAAATTACAATACAATCATGCATTAATCAACTCAGTGCACAACAACCATCTATTTTTTGGGAAAAACTTTTCCCGTCCTCGAACATAAGTTCGAATATACACATCCAATAAAACATTGATTTTGTGTCATTCGAATGTACACTTCCAGACCATTTATACTGTCAGAAAGTACACTCCTAAAAATATTAAGATTTTTTAGAAGCAAGGAGGCAAGAAAAGTGGCGCTCCTAGTTTTTCCAAATTGCCAAACTCCCATTTCTTGTATTCACAGGCCCATTTTGGCCACACTACACACTAGTATCTTAATGTTACAGAGACAATTCTTGTAAAATATAGATGCTGGCAGTTACTAGGTTATTGTAACTTGCAACTGCTAATGTACCTTAAGCCCTAAGTACTAACTCATACACATTGGAGTTGTTATCCCCACTTACGCGCTTCAACATTTCAAAACTTGTACGACTACCCAAAAATTCAATTCGTTTGAACATCACATACCCACACTCTGATGTTTCCTTACTGGAGTACATTGATCGAAGCCTATCCGCGTGTCTTGAATCTGTATGAATTGCCAATTCTATTTCATGGCTTGACATGTTCTCCTATCATCACAAAGATCACCACATCGATTGTATCATTAATTAGTGATGGTTCTGGACAAATGAGAGGCACATAAACAATATAAATCACATTATAAGAAAATGCAAATAAGGCCTGCAAATTTTCTTGTACCTGATAAAATGCATGGATATGATCTAACACCTGCAGACATGTAAAACCGTCATGGCTAAAAAATGTTCTTGAAGAAGGGCCTATCTCGGAAAACCGGTCAATTGGGAAGAGTATGGtgagaaaatgatttttaaatatcaacTCAGATTTCTCACTGCAAAAAGCCACAAATGAGATTACAAGTCAAATTCACTACATCAAGAGGAAAACATATACCCCTCGAGCTGCAAAATTGATAACAACCTTTCTGTTAGAGTACGCGTGGAGTTTGAAAATGAAGCGTCTGAATCCTTTCCATCCCCTTTTGCAtcaaaaaatattgaagtatGATTTTCGTTAGGATCTTCGGCACTGAAAGAATCTGTGTAAATCGAAGCAGTCGAAGTTGTCTCTGATATTGACCAGCAGATAGAGTCCAGAAGGTTGTTAGGTGTTATGGGACGGATTGGAGTCTGACAAGTCTGCAATGTaatgtttaaattaaataagcAATATATTCATATCTTCAACTTTTAGTATTGTGTCGGCAAACAGGTGTGCAGCAGTGTGAAGTTCTTATTTAGTGGTGTACAATGTTGATCGTGTTCGAAATTAAATATTCCAATATGGAGCACAGTTTaatagaccaaaatcttaaGTACGAAGAACTTTCCAAATTCTCTATTGCATACATATCAAActactaactcaatcacatgaATAGTAGATGAGCAAAAGCAACAAATTTGGAGGTGAAGTGTGCAAATTTCTTATCTAAGACATGCAATTACATTGGAAACATGACAAATACTTgaacaaatttgtattttaagaGGCCCTAACAGATAGGTGTCGAAATCAAGCTACACGGAAAAGACAAAAGCCAATGTATCGATGTAAGACTGACCTGCATCCGACGACCACGGCGACTTCTGACACCTTTTTTTGCTGAATTTACAATTTGCTGTCTTTCTTTGTAACCAACTTCACTTTTGCTGCCGTGAAGATTGTCGTCGACTTTTTGCTTTACTACTTCCTGTTATGtcaacaaaattcaaatcacaAATCCAGAAAAAGAGGAGAAGTTTAGGGCGATGAAACTTCTAGCAATGTTATACAAACTGAATTTGACTGGTTGGTTGAATTGGTGGAGCAAAAGTTTGACAggtcaatttattttattttattttttattgcaaGAAAATATATTCATACCAACCCTAGATGCCTATTCACCAACTAAAATTCTGATTAACACCTGAGATTGAACTATGTGTACATAACTAGAGGTTTACTCAAACATTACTCTTTCATGGTTATAAAAATGCTTTGCTAAACGAGAAAtgcaatagaaaaataaatgaatttgaaaaggAATGTATTAAGATATTACCTTCCTCGAAATGCCATTATGAATGTCTTCAAGCTTCAAACCAACTTGTCTTGCCAAATCAACAGACATGTTAACAAGTCTTTGCACTTGTTTCTCCTTAGCTGTTTTGAGAATCCACAGTGGCTGAAACATATCATATTTCAAAAGGCTTCATTGTGATACAAATAATACAGTACAAACCTACTTATTGCATAATACTATTAATAACATACTCCCTCTGGTCCTATTCATAATAGACAAATATGTTATTGTTTTGGTCCTTTATATAATAAGAAACATAGTACActttttaagtgtattaattattgaaattacTTTGTAGGGGAACTTACTGTAATGAGGTTACTAGAGTATCCAAGATATCTTTGAATGGATGTCCCTTCAGTCACTACATGACTAACGTTGCAGCCAACAAACCATTGTTCCGCAAAACTCGCACCTTCGCTTGAAGCACTCTCAACAACCTATTGAACAAGTAAAGCATTGGAATGCATCAACCAAGAACATGTGAATCATGCACTAGCCTAACTGAAACACAAAACTGATACTATTACAAAATGTCTAGATTCTTATTGTTAGATCACATAAATTTACCTTGTTCCGCAATTCGGATGAAATGCCTGGATCAACATAGATGGAGCAACCAGACAAAGTTGAGTCCAAACATCTATTAGAATCTCTCCCAGGATGAGTATGCTTAGTTTCATATATTCTTGCAGGAAGACAATTTCCAGCATTTGTATACCCAGGAACCAGTCTAAAATCATCCAAGTGCATATTGTCATCCCCATAACTCTTCACACTATAAAGTGATTCAGTCAACCTTACTGTAGCagataaaaagaaaatcattcaGGTTATTATAATCACAAACATCAGTAAGTATGATTAAAATTCATAAGTTATTCTGGATACAACAAGAATATatagtttattaattaaatataattagataCTTTAGGATCCGCCTACACATTCAATGTGAGGTGAGAAGGAGCAAAACATAAAAAGCTGTGTCAGATTCCTGTATTGTGCATGATTTCATTGCTCAACAGTTAAATTACAACAACCAATATAGCTGATCAAAATCTACAGCACGTCAATAGAAATTAAATGAACTTAATTACCGTTTTTCCTGACACTATCGACAAACCAGCCCAGTGTGACAACAAAGAGACCATTTTTTGCTCCGTGCTTCAGCGCATGTTCCAATTTGTGTCCACCAAAGCTGTACTAAATGTTAAAGATTTCATGATGGCACTAAACCAATTAACACAAATGTACTGCAGAAATATCCATGCTGCAGAAAGCGGATGGCAAGCAACAATCGCAATCATGACTCATGAGAGATCTACGCCAAGTATAACATAATGAGATATTCATGAACCCAgtacaaataaattttgataaagtaGAAGGACTGATTTGGTAGAATTTTTCTCCACTGAGCATGATAGTATATGAAAATCACATCTTCCTAATACAGCATCATGCTCTTGCTATTATTATGTAGGAAAATTCAGATAATTTACGAGGAAAGGATATCTGAACCACCAAATGGGTACATTGAGGATGAAGATTGGGGCTATACTGGCCACCTAATCTCTCTGTAGCTTCCATGACCTGATTCCTTGCTTCTGCCAAAACACCAATTCATAACAACATCACGGTATGAATATCTATTATCGGTTTGATAtctataaaaaagtaaaaaataaaacacttttcaaagtatataaaaaattactatcaacaaaatatatgatGCAAAGAACACTACTctcatttatcaaattatttttcaattttctcaatGACTATCACAAAttgggaaaaaataaaaaccaaagacAAATCAGAAGTAGCTGATAGCAGCAGCATGAATTCAGACTCTATACATCCATACATACATGTACAAATTAAGTAACTTGATATTTTACATAGCCAAGAATCACACACAATATGgttcaatatttcaaaaaaaaaaaaaatgctaagAAAGCAATTTTGTAGAATTTAGCCAATGGCTTGAAGTAAGATTggaaaaatgaaacaaaatacaatgaataaaataaaccaTGAAATGAATCCACACCTTTAGATAAACCAGTAACGCATATAACAAGACCAGCAAAAGGAGCAGTTGATGGTAGTTGCAAAGAGGATGAAACAGGAGACATTTTCTCCAATGGATGAAGATTTCTGAATGAAGATGAAAACAATCTCGAGCACCCTTTGCCACTCACAATTTCAACTCTACCCTCACCACCCATAACAGCAACCACTAAAACCGTGAAAAAACAATAAGATTTTCACTACACAACACTTTCagaacaaaaatatttgatcatcACCAAGCAATTGAATATccataaaacataaaagaatgaataaaaataaatgaagtttGAATGAATTGAAATTATGCAGAACAAACCCAAATCACGTgaagtaaaaaaaagaaaaaactgaaaaattcAGAAGAATAAGAGGGGGAAAGGGGAATCTCGGATAAAGGGGTTGGAGACAAAGAATGAATTTTGAAGATGGGAAAAAAGTGGGTTGGTCTGTTTAGTTTTGGAATGTGCAGAAGAAATGAAGGACAATAAGAAAAGGGAATTTTTTTGAATGTGGTGCTAAGGAAGAGTCACAGTCAGAGTTTTCAATGTTGTTTTTCTGCGTGTTGTTCCATTTTGGTAatagatttttgaaaaataaagaataaaaaagtgTGCTTTTGTGAATTGCAATTGCATGTGATAGAAAGCTttaacaaaaagaaagaaaaaaacaaagtgGGTCAAAGTTAATGAATAGTAACGAGaatcagagagagagagagagagagagagagagaaaagaggAAGTGGGAGGATTTCGATTCCTTAAAGTGAGTGCAAAGCAAAGGGGAGTGAGTGAAAAACGATGAGAGAGCTAACCTGAGTGGTTCAACCTGGATCGTGATCATAGTCATCGGAGATATTACTCTGTTCTTGTGTGCCCTTCGTTTCACATgcttaaatttttgaaattcaatcaacctttttatattttaaatattttatttaatattagagTATAGTACTTCTTTCTGCAGTAAAATTAAGATTTATGGGTGAAATGCGTTTAACTCTGCGtgggatttttttttaaatagatgaaATACACGTCTTAGAAAAAGAGTTTAACTACAAATAGAGTGTTGATAatactacttttaaaataaaacatgtccATAATTAGGGAATCAAGAAGAAGATGTTAATAATGGTGGTGGTTAcctttagtttttaaaatacgCATTAagttgagaaaataaatatcgTCACATTTAGACGATGAAATTATAGATAAAacacaaaagaaattaaatatataaaagattatttatttaaataaaatgagataacaaaataacttaaaaaagtgattataaattaaaaaaaatagatctaAAATACATGAATAAAAAAGTGAGGGACTAAATTTTTTCTAATGAAGGTCACGTTAAGTTTTTTCCTTTATACCAAATTGAGGAAAGAAATAAAGAGAATATAATTTgagagacaaaaaataaaagagagaaaaagaatTGATAAGAGAAATAGAAAATAGAGAGATATATTGAGAGAACTAATAGAGATGATCCAAATCAATATTTATTGTGTGATATAACTTTTATgcataaatgtttaattttagattatcaataaaaattattttattgctattttatttttgtgtaattAGAATGTAATCTTACCCTAATCTGAATTGTAAGACTCTCGTTATTGTGTGAGACCTGAATATGGTAAGTAGGGCCACCTTccccttttatttattttaaaaggaaaaataaaatattcaaattgatttaggacaaaaatatacaaaaacctatttagtttttttttactcaacaaATACCTATTTAGTTGTTTAAATGTGCAAAAATATCcctttaatctttaaaaatatcaaatttttgttaatttggtCTTAAATTTACtcttaaattagtttttttttattttatatttcaaacgAATTTAGGTAAATGAAGTATTGAGTGAGGGGGATATTCTTAACTATCTTAACCGAAGAATAAGTGGTCTACTAGACAACACGTCTCATAGTATTATTGCTAGTTTTAAATAAACCTTTGGATAATACTTGTAAATGTggttataatataatataacaaaattaatttaaaattttgactgtaatttataaaagaaatatctAACTTTTGGGTATGAGTCTAAAATTACACTTATCATCTTTATATTGAAATTATGATACAAAGTACCCGTAACTTCATATACTCGTCCTGTTCAATGTAACAATGATAACTGATAACCTCCCATCCACCCTAACTTTTTGGCAAAAAGTTACAAAAGTCAACTTTATATAgttcaacataaaataaaggaatcaatcaacaatattatgcattaaacttttaaaattctTATGACAAAATGACAAGCTTTTTTTGTAATCTAGCCAAATTGATCAGTATATGTATAATTATTACAATAGTAACCGTTATACACTAAAATCCTTTTTGCTTGTAGATGTGTCTTTGTCAAGCAATTGAAACGAGTCTCCAATAAAAGCCAAGAAGTTGCATATAAAGAATAGGGAGAGGTAATTAGAGGACCACCCTTAACAGTGATCAATGATATAGTAATAGAAAAAAGCAAAGTACACTTGTAGTTGGCATTTTACTGATGAGCTGTGAACTTGTGACTTCACTTCACCTTCCTCTTCTTCTCACGGATATATGTCCCTTTCCAAAACCCAACCCTTAACTTATCCCTATGGTTGCATTAAGATCTacgtaatttaattgtttaatcAGTTTATAGGTATTATAGGTGAGAACATGCATAACATAATTCTCCTCATCTTCATTACGAAGTTGAATAGTAGTTTTATCGAGAGTTGTTCTAACAGTATTTGAAATCGAAATCTCTGAATGATTGGCCTTTAAACAAAGTTTATGAACTGTATGAGCTCAGCCACTTAGTTAATTGTGTGATTATATGATAGGCTGATTAATAATACCTTTATGCTCAACAAAGTTTACACAGTATATGTTATGGAGAGAAAACAAACAataaggaaaataaatttgatattaatatcattgaagACCTTACACTGTTGGAGGTAAAATTGGAATTTCTAAACTAGTGTTAGCATACTATTCGTGgacttaattattttacataattCTTGTCAAGTATGGCACCAACTAGCCATAGTGCCCTAATAATAGATGGAGACGTCAGTGGATGAAAACGCTCCAGTTAGCTGCAAAGTGGGAGGATGAAGaacaacaaaattaaagaaaaagggGAAAAGAGTCAACGAAGATGTTAACATCAAGTGATAGATAAATAGGAAGTGACGCACTTAAGAGAATAATCAAGATGACTTTCATTCTAACATTAATAaaggaaatttcttaaacaATGAAGATGCCTTTCATTCCAAGAGAAAGGAGTCACAATTGATTTCAGAAGAACTCACACAACTTGTTTAGGATTAGGGCTCTTGGTCTTTTATCACAGAATTACAG from Cicer arietinum cultivar CDC Frontier isolate Library 1 chromosome 5, Cicar.CDCFrontier_v2.0, whole genome shotgun sequence carries:
- the LOC101495464 gene encoding uncharacterized protein isoform X1 translates to MGGEGRVEIVSGKGCSRLFSSSFRNLHPLEKMSPVSSSLQLPSTAPFAGLVICVTGLSKEARNQVMEATERLGGQYSPNLHPQCTHLVVQSFGGHKLEHALKHGAKNGLFVVTLGWFVDSVRKNVRLTESLYSVKSYGDDNMHLDDFRLVPGYTNAGNCLPARIYETKHTHPGRDSNRCLDSTLSGCSIYVDPGISSELRNKVVESASSEGASFAEQWFVGCNVSHVVTEGTSIQRYLGYSSNLITPLWILKTAKEKQVQRLVNMSVDLARQVGLKLEDIHNGISRKEVVKQKVDDNLHGSKSEVGYKERQQIVNSAKKGVRSRRGRRMQTCQTPIRPITPNNLLDSICWSISETTSTASIYTDSFSAEDPNENHTSIFFDAKGDGKDSDASFSNSTRTLTESEKSELIFKNHFLTILFPIDRFSEIGPSSRTFFSHDGFTCLQVLDHIHAFYQENMSSHEIELAIHTDSRHADRLRSMYSSKETSECGYVMFKRIEFLGSRTSFEMLKRVSGDNNSNVYELVLRA
- the LOC101495464 gene encoding uncharacterized protein isoform X2; the encoded protein is MEATERLGGQYSPNLHPQCTHLVVQSFGGHKLEHALKHGAKNGLFVVTLGWFVDSVRKNVRLTESLYSVKSYGDDNMHLDDFRLVPGYTNAGNCLPARIYETKHTHPGRDSNRCLDSTLSGCSIYVDPGISSELRNKVVESASSEGASFAEQWFVGCNVSHVVTEGTSIQRYLGYSSNLITPLWILKTAKEKQVQRLVNMSVDLARQVGLKLEDIHNGISRKEVVKQKVDDNLHGSKSEVGYKERQQIVNSAKKGVRSRRGRRMQTCQTPIRPITPNNLLDSICWSISETTSTASIYTDSFSAEDPNENHTSIFFDAKGDGKDSDASFSNSTRTLTESEKSELIFKNHFLTILFPIDRFSEIGPSSRTFFSHDGFTCLQVLDHIHAFYQENMSSHEIELAIHTDSRHADRLRSMYSSKETSECGYVMFKRIEFLGSRTSFEMLKRVSGDNNSNVYELVLRA